A genomic window from Arthrobacter sp. FW305-BF8 includes:
- a CDS encoding UDP-N-acetylmuramoyl-tripeptide--D-alanyl-D-alanine ligase has translation MIELTAAEIAEITNGRLLADPGVTPSSVVTDSRETVAGSLYVAKPGESADGHSFVGAAFDRGAVLALTEREIKDDAGRTYPSVVVEDAVLAMGALAAEAVRRIRQHRESAGEQLTVIGITGSAGKTTTKDLLAGILSAEAPTVGPQGSYNGEVGVPLTVFQAGFDTRFLVIEMGATGVGHIRYLADMVRPEIGVVLCVGTAHAGEFGGVENIAAAKGELAEAVPAAGTAVLNLDDPRVAAMAARTRGNVLGFSSRDADPDAPAVRAANLDTNASGNPEFDLEVPGEPTVRVSSKLIGEHHVANLLAAAAAAHAAGVPADRISASLSSQSAASRWRMERTERPDGVTVINDAYNANPESMRAALRTLADLGRGRRTWAVLGAMLELGDDSIREHTAVGTQVVRLNISRLLVVGREARSLYVSAVQEGSWGDECIFAETVDEAYELLQEQLEPGDLVLFKSSNSVGLRHLGDRIALPPHATPTNANEGSELL, from the coding sequence TCCCTCTATGTCGCCAAACCGGGCGAAAGCGCAGACGGGCACAGCTTCGTGGGTGCGGCCTTTGACCGCGGCGCGGTTCTTGCCCTTACCGAGCGCGAAATCAAGGACGACGCCGGCCGGACCTATCCGTCCGTTGTCGTCGAGGATGCGGTTCTGGCCATGGGGGCCCTCGCGGCTGAGGCGGTCCGGCGGATCAGGCAACACCGTGAGTCGGCGGGTGAACAGCTGACCGTCATCGGCATCACCGGTTCGGCAGGGAAAACCACCACCAAGGACCTGCTCGCGGGAATCCTATCGGCCGAGGCGCCTACCGTTGGACCGCAGGGTTCCTACAACGGCGAGGTCGGCGTGCCCCTCACCGTGTTCCAGGCGGGCTTTGACACCCGGTTCCTGGTCATCGAGATGGGGGCCACCGGCGTCGGACACATCCGCTACCTGGCCGACATGGTCCGGCCGGAGATCGGCGTGGTGCTCTGCGTGGGAACAGCCCACGCCGGGGAGTTCGGCGGCGTGGAAAACATCGCGGCCGCCAAGGGCGAGCTCGCCGAGGCCGTACCCGCCGCGGGCACCGCCGTGCTGAACCTTGACGATCCCCGCGTTGCCGCCATGGCCGCCCGGACCCGCGGGAATGTGCTGGGCTTCTCCTCCCGGGATGCTGATCCGGACGCTCCTGCTGTCCGGGCCGCCAACCTGGACACCAACGCCTCGGGCAACCCGGAGTTCGACCTCGAAGTGCCGGGGGAGCCCACGGTCCGGGTCAGCAGCAAACTCATCGGCGAACACCACGTGGCAAACCTCCTCGCCGCCGCGGCGGCCGCGCACGCGGCCGGTGTACCGGCGGACAGAATCAGCGCCTCCCTCAGTTCGCAGTCCGCGGCCAGCCGCTGGCGCATGGAGCGGACCGAGCGGCCCGACGGCGTCACCGTCATCAACGACGCCTACAACGCCAACCCGGAATCCATGCGGGCGGCCCTGCGCACGCTGGCCGACCTCGGCCGCGGACGCCGCACCTGGGCTGTGCTCGGGGCCATGCTGGAACTGGGAGACGATTCCATCCGCGAGCACACCGCCGTCGGCACGCAGGTGGTGCGGCTGAACATCTCCCGCCTCCTCGTGGTCGGCCGGGAAGCGCGTTCGCTCTACGTGTCCGCCGTGCAGGAAGGGTCCTGGGGCGATGAATGCATCTTCGCCGAGACGGTTGACGAGGCCTACGAACTGCTCCAGGAGCAGCTCGAACCCGGCGACCTGGTGCTCTTCAAGTCCTCGAACAGCGTCGGACTGCGCCATTTGGGTGATCGGATAGCATTACCCCCACACGCCACCCCCACAAATGCCAATGAAGGGAGCGAGCTGCTGTGA
- the mraY gene encoding phospho-N-acetylmuramoyl-pentapeptide-transferase: MIALLIGAGLALLLALVGTPLFIRLLVRKSYGQFIRDDGPTSHHTKRGTPTMGGTVVVGAVLLSYGLTHLIMWLMNPRSAGPSASALLLLFLMVGMGLVGFLDDFIKISRQRSLGLNAKAKLILQAAVGIIFAVMALYFPDTDGLTPASTKISLVRDIPWLDLAFGGTVLGAILFVLWSNLIVTAATNGVNLTDGLDGLAAGAAVMVFGAYTLMGIWQSNQACGSPRQAGGGCYSVRDPLDLALLAAIMSAALVGFLWWNTSPAKIFMGDTGSLAIGGAIAGFAILSRTELLLAFIGGLFVLITLSVIIQVGYFKVTKGKRFFKMAPLQHHFELKGWAEVTVVVRFWILAGLFVAAGLGIFYAEWVVLL; encoded by the coding sequence GTGATTGCACTACTGATCGGCGCTGGCCTGGCCCTGCTGCTGGCTCTGGTGGGTACGCCGCTGTTCATCCGCCTGCTGGTCCGTAAGAGCTACGGCCAGTTCATCCGCGATGACGGACCCACCTCGCACCACACCAAACGCGGTACGCCCACCATGGGCGGCACAGTGGTGGTGGGCGCAGTCCTGCTGAGCTACGGCCTGACGCACCTCATCATGTGGCTCATGAACCCCCGGTCGGCCGGGCCGTCGGCCTCTGCACTGCTCCTGCTGTTCCTGATGGTGGGGATGGGCCTGGTGGGCTTCCTGGACGACTTCATCAAGATTTCCCGGCAGCGCAGCCTGGGCCTGAACGCCAAGGCGAAGCTGATCCTCCAGGCGGCGGTAGGCATCATCTTCGCCGTCATGGCTCTGTACTTCCCGGATACGGACGGCCTTACCCCGGCGTCCACCAAGATCTCGCTGGTCCGTGACATCCCGTGGCTGGACCTGGCGTTCGGCGGCACCGTGCTTGGCGCGATCCTCTTTGTGCTGTGGTCAAACCTGATCGTTACCGCCGCCACCAACGGGGTCAATCTCACCGACGGACTGGACGGACTGGCCGCGGGCGCCGCGGTCATGGTCTTTGGCGCCTACACGCTGATGGGCATCTGGCAGAGCAACCAGGCCTGCGGCTCGCCGCGTCAGGCGGGCGGGGGCTGTTATTCCGTCCGGGATCCGCTGGACCTGGCGCTTCTTGCGGCGATCATGAGCGCCGCGCTGGTGGGCTTCCTGTGGTGGAACACCTCACCGGCCAAAATCTTCATGGGCGACACCGGCTCCCTCGCGATCGGCGGCGCCATCGCAGGGTTCGCCATCCTCTCCCGCACCGAACTGCTCCTCGCCTTCATCGGTGGCCTGTTCGTCCTCATCACGCTCTCCGTCATCATCCAGGTGGGCTACTTCAAGGTGACCAAGGGCAAGCGCTTCTTCAAGATGGCGCCGCTGCAGCACCACTTCGAACTCAAGGGCTGGGCGGAGGTCACCGTGGTAGTCCGGTTCTGGATCCTCGCCGGCCTGTTCGTCGCCGCGGGCCTTGGCATCTTCTACGCAGAATGGGTGGTCCTCCTGTGA